Proteins found in one Streptomyces sp. CB09001 genomic segment:
- a CDS encoding Lsr2 family protein codes for MAQRVVVTLFDDIDGSEAAETIAFGVDGRMYEIDLNEANARKLRKALEPYVSAGRKRSRSGRAYRQTEVAPDPAAVRAWAQANKMDVPARGRIPKKVYEAFAEAR; via the coding sequence GTGGCGCAGCGTGTCGTGGTCACTCTCTTTGACGACATCGACGGCTCGGAAGCGGCGGAGACGATCGCCTTCGGAGTCGACGGCCGGATGTACGAGATCGACCTGAACGAAGCCAATGCCCGGAAACTGCGCAAGGCGCTCGAGCCGTACGTCTCGGCCGGCCGCAAGCGCTCCCGGTCCGGCAGGGCCTACCGGCAGACGGAGGTCGCCCCCGACCCGGCGGCGGTCCGCGCCTGGGCCCAGGCGAACAAGATGGACGTGCCCGCGCGGGGCCGGATCCCGAAGAAGGTGTACGAGGCGTTCGCCGAGGCGCGGTGA
- the purS gene encoding phosphoribosylformylglycinamidine synthase subunit PurS gives MARVVVDVMLKPEILDPQGQAVQRALPRLGFEGISDVRQGKRFELEVDGPVDDAALARIHDLAESFLANTVIEDFTVKVESEDVVAGAAK, from the coding sequence GTGGCACGCGTCGTAGTCGACGTCATGCTCAAGCCGGAGATCCTCGACCCCCAGGGCCAGGCGGTGCAGCGCGCACTGCCGCGACTGGGTTTCGAAGGGATCTCGGACGTCCGTCAGGGAAAGCGATTCGAACTGGAAGTGGACGGGCCGGTCGACGACGCCGCCCTCGCCCGCATCCATGATCTTGCGGAATCCTTCCTCGCCAACACCGTGATCGAGGACTTCACCGTCAAGGTCGAGTCCGAGGACGTGGTCGCGGGGGCCGCGAAGTGA
- the purQ gene encoding phosphoribosylformylglycinamidine synthase subunit PurQ: MTARIGVVTFPGSLDDRDTQRAIRVAGAEPVALWHKDKDLKQVDAVVLCGGFSYGDYLRAGAIARFSPVMDTVIDQAKAGLPVLGICNGFQILTEAHLLPGGMLGNDHLHFICRDQKLRVENADTSWTSDYTAGQEIHIPLKNMDGRYVADRRTLDELEAEGRVAFRYLDMNPNGSLNDIAGISNAAGNVVGLMPHPEHAVESLIGTGRTDGLPFFTSILKKLVNA, translated from the coding sequence GTGACCGCTCGTATTGGCGTCGTCACTTTCCCCGGCAGTCTCGACGACCGGGACACGCAGCGCGCGATCCGCGTCGCCGGCGCCGAACCCGTCGCTCTCTGGCACAAGGACAAGGACCTCAAGCAGGTCGACGCCGTGGTGCTGTGCGGCGGTTTCTCGTACGGCGATTATCTGCGCGCCGGTGCCATCGCGCGCTTCTCGCCGGTGATGGACACCGTCATCGACCAGGCGAAGGCCGGGCTGCCGGTGCTGGGCATCTGCAACGGCTTCCAGATCCTCACCGAGGCCCATCTGCTGCCGGGCGGCATGCTGGGCAACGACCACCTGCACTTCATCTGCCGCGACCAGAAGCTGCGGGTGGAGAACGCGGACACCTCCTGGACCAGCGACTACACCGCAGGCCAGGAGATCCACATCCCGCTGAAGAACATGGACGGCCGCTACGTCGCCGACCGGCGCACGCTGGACGAGCTGGAGGCCGAGGGGCGGGTGGCCTTCCGCTACCTGGACATGAACCCCAACGGCTCGCTCAACGACATCGCGGGCATCTCCAACGCCGCCGGGAACGTCGTCGGCCTCATGCCGCACCCCGAGCACGCCGTCGAGTCGCTGATCGGTACGGGCCGTACCGACGGCCTGCCGTTCTTCACCTCGATCCTCAAGAAGCTGGTCAACGCATGA
- the purL gene encoding phosphoribosylformylglycinamidine synthase subunit PurL, which produces MSRTPLDTVDNATATPDVELPWAELGLKKDEYERVVEILGRRPTGAELAMYSVMWSEHCSYKSSKVHLRQFGEKAPESEAMLVGIGENAGVVDVGQGYAVTFKVESHNHPSYVEPYQGAATGVGGIVRDIIAMGARPVAVVDPLRFGAADHPDTKRVLPGVVAGIGGYGNCLGLPNIGGEVVFDACYQGNPLVNAGAIGVMRHEDIHLAKASGAGNKVILYGARTGGDGIGGASILASETFDDAKPSKRPAVQVGDPFQEKLLIECTLEAFAEKLVVGIQDLGAAGLSCATSELASNGSGGMRVTLDDVPLRDSTLSPEEILMSESQERMCAVVEPEKVDRFLEICEKWDVIATVIGEVTDGDRLEIFWHGGKIVDVDPRTVAHDGPVYERPYARPDWQDALQADDANKLPRPGTSDELKDQVLKLVGSPNQASKQWITQQYDHFVQGNTVLAQPEDSGMIRVDEESGLGVAIATDGNGRYAKLDPYTGAQLALAEAYRNVATTGAKPLAVSDCLNFGSPEDPAVMWQFAEAVRGLADGCLQLGTPVTGGNVSLYNQTGEAAIHPTPVVAVLGVIDDVARRTPVAFQEDGQLLYLLGDTREEFGGSAWSQVIHDHLGGLPPKVDLERERLLGEILISASRDGMIDSAHDLSDGGLVQAVVESALLGGKGARLVVPDGLDAFTFLFSESAGRAVVAVPRSEEVRFNDMCGARGLPVTRIGVVDGDAVEVQGEFTLPLTELREAHEGTIPGLLA; this is translated from the coding sequence ATGAGCCGGACGCCTCTGGACACGGTCGACAACGCGACCGCGACCCCCGACGTCGAGCTGCCCTGGGCCGAGCTGGGCCTGAAGAAGGACGAGTACGAGCGGGTCGTCGAGATCCTCGGCCGCCGCCCCACCGGGGCGGAGCTGGCCATGTACTCCGTCATGTGGTCCGAGCACTGCTCGTACAAGAGCAGCAAGGTGCACCTGCGCCAGTTCGGCGAGAAGGCCCCCGAGTCCGAGGCGATGCTCGTCGGCATCGGCGAGAACGCCGGTGTGGTCGACGTCGGCCAGGGCTACGCGGTCACCTTCAAGGTCGAGTCGCACAACCACCCGTCCTACGTCGAGCCCTACCAGGGCGCGGCCACCGGCGTCGGCGGCATCGTGCGCGACATCATCGCGATGGGCGCGCGGCCGGTGGCCGTGGTCGACCCCCTGCGCTTCGGCGCCGCGGACCACCCCGACACCAAGCGCGTCCTGCCGGGCGTCGTCGCCGGCATCGGCGGCTACGGCAACTGCCTGGGCCTGCCCAACATCGGCGGCGAGGTCGTCTTCGACGCCTGCTACCAGGGCAACCCGCTGGTCAACGCCGGTGCCATCGGCGTCATGCGGCACGAGGACATCCACCTCGCGAAGGCCTCCGGCGCGGGCAACAAGGTCATCCTGTACGGCGCCCGCACGGGCGGCGACGGCATCGGCGGCGCGTCGATCCTGGCCTCGGAGACCTTCGACGACGCGAAGCCGTCCAAGCGCCCCGCCGTCCAGGTCGGCGACCCGTTCCAGGAGAAGCTCCTCATCGAGTGCACCCTGGAGGCGTTCGCCGAGAAGCTGGTCGTCGGCATCCAGGACCTCGGCGCGGCCGGCCTGTCCTGCGCCACGTCCGAGCTGGCGTCGAACGGCTCCGGCGGCATGCGCGTCACCCTGGACGACGTCCCGCTGCGCGACTCGACCCTCTCGCCCGAGGAAATCCTCATGAGCGAGTCGCAGGAACGCATGTGCGCGGTGGTCGAGCCGGAGAAGGTCGACCGCTTCCTGGAGATCTGCGAGAAGTGGGACGTCATCGCCACCGTCATCGGTGAGGTCACCGACGGCGACCGGCTGGAGATCTTCTGGCACGGCGGCAAGATCGTCGACGTCGACCCGCGCACGGTCGCCCACGACGGCCCGGTCTACGAGCGCCCCTACGCCCGCCCCGACTGGCAGGACGCCCTCCAGGCCGACGACGCGAACAAGCTGCCCCGGCCGGGCACGTCCGACGAGCTGAAGGACCAGGTCCTCAAGCTGGTCGGCTCGCCCAACCAGGCGTCCAAGCAGTGGATCACCCAGCAGTACGACCACTTCGTGCAGGGCAACACCGTCCTCGCCCAGCCCGAGGACTCGGGCATGATCCGGGTGGACGAGGAGTCCGGCCTCGGCGTCGCCATCGCCACCGACGGCAACGGCCGCTACGCCAAGCTCGACCCGTACACGGGCGCGCAGCTGGCCCTGGCGGAGGCCTACCGCAACGTGGCCACGACCGGCGCGAAGCCCCTCGCGGTCTCCGACTGCCTGAACTTCGGCTCGCCGGAGGACCCGGCGGTCATGTGGCAGTTCGCGGAGGCCGTGCGCGGCCTGGCCGACGGCTGCCTCCAGCTCGGCACCCCGGTGACCGGCGGCAACGTCTCGCTGTACAACCAGACCGGCGAGGCGGCCATCCACCCCACTCCGGTGGTGGCGGTGCTGGGCGTCATCGACGACGTGGCCCGGCGCACGCCGGTCGCCTTCCAGGAGGACGGCCAGCTGCTGTACCTGCTGGGCGACACGCGTGAGGAGTTCGGCGGCTCGGCCTGGTCCCAGGTGATCCACGACCACCTCGGCGGCCTGCCCCCGAAGGTCGACCTGGAGCGCGAGCGCCTGCTCGGCGAGATCCTGATCTCCGCCTCCCGTGACGGCATGATCGACTCCGCGCACGACCTGTCCGACGGCGGTCTGGTCCAGGCGGTCGTCGAGTCGGCGCTGCTGGGCGGCAAGGGCGCGCGCCTGGTCGTACCGGACGGGCTCGACGCCTTCACCTTCCTGTTCTCGGAGTCGGCGGGCCGCGCGGTCGTCGCCGTCCCGCGCTCGGAGGAGGTCCGCTTCAACGACATGTGCGGCGCCCGCGGCCTGCCGGTCACCCGCATCGGTGTGGTCGACGGCGACGCGGTCGAGGTCCAGGGCGAGTTCACGCTGCCCCTGACCGAGCTGCGCGAGGCTCACGAGGGCACGATCCCGGGGCTGCTGGCGTAG
- a CDS encoding helix-turn-helix domain-containing protein codes for MADLERRLAVLEAADRPAPRVQEGDLWALEGLEAQLTELGAEAGGVLFTGSVRLPTGERYAWQHGALTDGLLDLDWAEAAEVFAALGHPVRLRLLREVLGGRRTAAELAELAGMGTTGQVYHHLRQLTGAGWLHTTCRGRHEVPPGRVVPLLVVLSTARN; via the coding sequence GTGGCCGACCTCGAACGGCGTCTCGCCGTGCTGGAAGCCGCCGACCGCCCCGCACCTCGCGTGCAGGAGGGCGACCTGTGGGCCCTGGAAGGGCTGGAGGCGCAGCTCACGGAGCTGGGGGCGGAAGCCGGAGGCGTCCTGTTCACCGGGTCCGTTCGCCTGCCGACCGGGGAGCGGTACGCCTGGCAGCACGGCGCGCTCACCGACGGCCTGCTGGACCTCGACTGGGCCGAGGCCGCCGAGGTGTTCGCCGCGCTCGGACACCCCGTGCGGCTGCGGCTGCTGCGCGAGGTGCTGGGCGGCCGGCGCACCGCCGCCGAGCTGGCCGAGCTGGCAGGGATGGGCACGACCGGCCAGGTCTACCACCACCTGCGCCAGCTCACCGGCGCCGGCTGGCTGCACACCACCTGCCGGGGCCGCCACGAGGTGCCGCCGGGGCGGGTCGTACCGCTGCTGGTGGTGCTGTCGACTGCGCGGAACTGA
- a CDS encoding M23 family metallopeptidase, with product MSVRKLAMITFRVLQLAFLALVAVGVLFDPGIPWWCVFLPLVLAYVLIAVVNRWNGGTPDAPGRSREPVEVAPPVTGRWSALNSPADRTPSHGVHAYGQTFAIDLVAEPEPGARPGFRALWPLARRPRAFPAFGAPLLAVADGTVVRADDGRRDHLSRTSLPALLYLMLVEGSVRELAGVRHIVGNHLVLDLGEGTHALYAHVQRGSFAVREGDRVRAGQVLARCGNSGNSTEPHVHFQLMDGPDPDAARGVPFTWRGIGVPRNGAFLDVAEAPRAGVDLERG from the coding sequence ATGTCCGTACGCAAGCTCGCCATGATCACCTTCCGGGTGTTGCAGCTCGCCTTCCTGGCCCTGGTGGCCGTCGGCGTCCTCTTCGACCCCGGAATCCCCTGGTGGTGCGTCTTCCTGCCGCTGGTCCTCGCCTACGTCCTGATCGCCGTGGTCAACCGGTGGAACGGCGGCACCCCCGACGCGCCCGGCAGGTCCCGCGAGCCCGTCGAGGTCGCCCCGCCCGTCACCGGCCGCTGGTCCGCGCTGAACAGCCCGGCCGACCGCACCCCGAGCCACGGCGTCCACGCCTACGGACAGACCTTCGCCATCGACCTCGTCGCCGAACCGGAGCCCGGCGCCCGCCCCGGCTTCCGCGCCCTGTGGCCGCTCGCCCGGCGCCCCCGCGCCTTCCCGGCGTTCGGCGCCCCGCTCCTCGCGGTGGCCGACGGCACGGTCGTACGGGCCGACGACGGCCGGCGCGACCACCTGAGCCGCACCTCGCTGCCCGCACTGCTGTACCTGATGCTCGTCGAGGGCTCGGTGCGGGAGCTGGCGGGGGTCCGCCACATCGTCGGCAACCACCTCGTCCTCGACCTCGGCGAGGGCACCCACGCCCTCTACGCCCACGTCCAGCGAGGCTCCTTCGCCGTTCGCGAGGGCGACCGGGTCCGCGCCGGGCAGGTCCTCGCCCGGTGCGGCAACTCCGGCAACTCCACCGAGCCGCACGTCCACTTCCAGCTGATGGACGGACCCGACCCGGACGCCGCACGGGGCGTCCCCTTCACCTGGCGCGGCATCGGCGTCCCGCGCAACGGCGCGTTCCTCGACGTGGCGGAGGCCCCGCGGGCCGGGGTTGACCTCGAGCGCGGTTGA
- a CDS encoding maleylpyruvate isomerase family mycothiol-dependent enzyme, with translation MPPAGKRPRAYDPARTRTAVLAQFGHVRAAVRTLTPEQLGLPTRLGDWTVRELVAHVGMALTAVDRLLDQPEPARQDGRLLDWPFAIAADADAIADTARRLAAGHPDLDAHLAEAERRFTERLDTHPGSRLLPTSAGALPLADYVVTRTVELVVHTDDLTAAVPGLDIPYDRQALAAATRLLADALAVKAPGGSTEVRIPPYAVVQCVEGPRHTRGTPPNVVETDPLTWMRLASGRLAWKDALDGAKVSASGERADLGALLPLLS, from the coding sequence ATGCCGCCCGCCGGAAAACGCCCCCGCGCCTACGACCCCGCCCGTACCCGCACCGCCGTCCTCGCCCAGTTCGGTCACGTACGGGCGGCCGTCCGCACCCTCACCCCCGAGCAGCTCGGCCTGCCGACCCGGCTCGGGGACTGGACCGTACGGGAGCTGGTCGCGCACGTCGGGATGGCGCTGACCGCCGTGGACCGGCTGCTGGACCAGCCCGAACCGGCACGGCAGGACGGCCGGCTGCTCGACTGGCCCTTCGCCATCGCCGCCGACGCGGACGCCATCGCGGACACCGCCCGCCGGCTGGCCGCCGGGCACCCCGACCTCGACGCCCACCTCGCCGAGGCCGAGCGGCGCTTCACCGAGCGGCTCGACACCCACCCCGGGAGCCGGCTGCTCCCCACCAGCGCGGGCGCCCTGCCGCTGGCCGACTACGTCGTCACCCGCACCGTGGAGCTGGTCGTGCACACCGACGACCTCACCGCCGCGGTGCCCGGCCTCGACATCCCCTACGACCGGCAGGCGCTGGCCGCCGCCACCCGGCTGCTGGCCGACGCGCTCGCCGTGAAGGCGCCCGGCGGCTCGACGGAGGTACGGATCCCGCCGTACGCCGTCGTGCAGTGCGTCGAGGGTCCCCGGCACACCCGGGGCACCCCGCCCAACGTCGTCGAGACCGACCCGCTGACCTGGATGCGGCTCGCCAGCGGGCGGCTGGCCTGGAAGGACGCCCTGGACGGGGCGAAGGTGAGCGCGAGCGGGGAGCGGGCCGACCTCGGGGCCCTGCTGCCGCTGCTGAGCTGA
- a CDS encoding META domain-containing protein — MYRQKQQRSTTLTAAAVVALVPLAAACGSEQADGTGSGSVGAGGERITGVRWSIDSVTVDGTTHRAPDAAHVRIDDGGEAAGSTGCNGFSARAAVEDRGEGDGRRVRLDDAMFTEKACAKTPADFEKSLGRVLTTGPLTTESEGGRLTLTTADGDTVRLSRSEDASLYGTKWAVDAPGRKDGKGRAHLTFDQDAKSVSGRLPCNHVNAGATVSDGLITLGAPSTTRMMCEGSLMDAEKRLLGFFDSKVDYRIDHETLTLTSEDGATVRAVADQ; from the coding sequence ATGTACAGGCAGAAGCAGCAGCGCAGCACGACCCTGACCGCGGCCGCCGTCGTCGCGCTCGTCCCGCTCGCCGCGGCCTGCGGCAGCGAGCAGGCCGACGGTACCGGCAGCGGTTCCGTCGGCGCGGGCGGCGAGCGCATCACCGGCGTGCGGTGGAGCATCGACAGCGTCACCGTCGACGGCACCACCCACCGGGCGCCGGACGCGGCACACGTACGGATCGACGACGGCGGCGAGGCCGCGGGCAGCACCGGCTGCAACGGCTTCAGCGCCCGCGCCGCCGTCGAAGACCGGGGCGAGGGCGACGGCCGACGCGTCCGGCTCGACGACGCCATGTTCACCGAGAAGGCCTGCGCCAAGACACCCGCCGACTTCGAGAAGTCCCTCGGCCGCGTCCTCACCACCGGCCCGCTCACCACGGAGAGCGAGGGCGGGCGGCTCACCCTCACCACCGCCGACGGCGACACCGTCCGGCTCAGCAGGTCCGAGGACGCGTCCCTGTACGGCACGAAGTGGGCCGTGGACGCCCCGGGCCGGAAGGACGGGAAGGGCCGCGCACACCTCACCTTCGACCAGGACGCGAAGTCCGTCTCCGGGCGGCTCCCCTGCAACCACGTCAACGCCGGGGCCACCGTCAGCGACGGGCTTATCACCCTCGGCGCCCCGTCCACCACCCGAATGATGTGCGAAGGCTCACTCATGGATGCCGAGAAGCGGCTGCTGGGCTTCTTCGACAGCAAGGTCGACTATCGGATCGATCATGAAACCCTCACGCTGACCAGCGAAGACGGTGCAACGGTCCGCGCCGTCGCCGACCAGTGA
- the purF gene encoding amidophosphoribosyltransferase, which translates to MPRGDGRLNHDLLPGEKGPQDACGVFGVWAPGEEVAKLTYFGLYALQHRGQESAGIAVSNGSQILVFKDMGLVSQVFDETSLGSLQGHIAVGHARYSTTGASVWENAQPTFRATAQGSIALGHNGNLVNTAQLAELVADLPKQDGRSTRVAATNDTDLITALLAGQVDADGKPLTVEEAAGQVLPQVRGAFSLVFMDEHTLYAARDPQGIRPLVLGRLERGWVVASESAALDICGASFVREIEPGEFVAIDENGLRTSRFAEAKPKGCVFEYVYLARPDTDIAGRNVYLSRVEMGRKLAKEAPAEADLVIATPESGTPAAIGYAEASGIPFGNGLVKNAYVGRTFIQPSQTIRQLGIRLKLNPLKEVIKGKRLVVVDDSIVRGNTQRALVRMLREAGAAEIHIRISSPPVKWPCFFGIDFATRAELIANGMSVEEIGTSMGADSLAYISIDGMIEATTIAKPNLCRACFDGEYPMELPDPELLGKQLLETELAAGPAGTAAADAIRRP; encoded by the coding sequence GTGCCACGTGGTGACGGTCGACTCAATCACGATCTGCTTCCCGGCGAGAAGGGCCCCCAGGACGCTTGCGGCGTCTTCGGTGTCTGGGCTCCGGGCGAAGAGGTCGCAAAGCTCACGTACTTCGGGCTGTACGCCCTCCAGCATCGGGGCCAGGAATCCGCGGGAATCGCGGTCAGCAACGGCTCCCAGATCCTCGTCTTCAAGGACATGGGCCTGGTGTCCCAGGTCTTCGACGAGACCTCGCTCGGTTCGCTCCAGGGTCACATCGCGGTCGGTCACGCCCGCTACTCGACCACCGGTGCCTCCGTGTGGGAGAACGCCCAGCCGACGTTCCGTGCCACCGCGCAGGGCTCCATCGCGCTCGGGCACAACGGCAACCTCGTCAACACCGCCCAGCTCGCCGAGCTGGTCGCCGACCTGCCCAAGCAGGACGGCCGCTCCACGCGGGTCGCGGCGACCAACGACACGGACCTGATCACGGCCCTGCTCGCGGGTCAGGTCGACGCGGACGGCAAGCCGCTGACCGTCGAGGAGGCGGCCGGCCAGGTGCTGCCCCAGGTGCGCGGCGCCTTCTCCCTCGTCTTCATGGACGAGCACACCCTCTATGCCGCCCGCGACCCGCAGGGCATCCGTCCGCTGGTCCTCGGCCGCCTCGAGCGCGGCTGGGTGGTCGCCTCCGAGTCCGCCGCCCTCGACATCTGCGGCGCCAGCTTCGTCCGGGAGATCGAGCCGGGCGAGTTCGTCGCCATCGACGAGAACGGCCTGCGAACGTCCCGATTCGCGGAAGCGAAGCCCAAGGGCTGTGTCTTCGAGTACGTGTACCTGGCCCGCCCGGACACCGACATCGCCGGCCGCAACGTCTACCTCTCGCGCGTCGAGATGGGCCGCAAGCTGGCGAAGGAGGCCCCCGCCGAGGCCGACCTGGTCATAGCGACCCCGGAATCCGGCACCCCCGCCGCGATCGGCTACGCCGAGGCCTCCGGCATCCCCTTCGGCAACGGTCTGGTGAAGAACGCCTACGTCGGCCGGACCTTCATCCAGCCCTCGCAGACCATCCGCCAGCTGGGCATCCGCCTCAAGCTGAACCCCTTGAAGGAAGTCATCAAGGGCAAGCGGCTGGTCGTCGTCGACGACTCCATCGTCCGCGGCAACACCCAGCGGGCCCTGGTCCGCATGCTCCGCGAGGCAGGCGCCGCCGAGATCCACATCCGGATCTCGTCCCCGCCCGTGAAGTGGCCCTGCTTCTTCGGCATCGACTTCGCCACCCGCGCCGAGCTCATCGCCAACGGCATGAGCGTCGAGGAGATCGGCACCTCGATGGGCGCCGACTCCCTGGCGTACATCTCCATCGACGGCATGATCGAGGCGACCACCATCGCCAAGCCGAACCTGTGCCGCGCCTGCTTCGACGGCGAGTACCCGATGGAGCTCCCCGACCCCGAGCTGCTCGGCAAGCAGCTCCTGGAGACCGAGCTGGCCGCCGGGCCCGCCGGTACGGCCGCCGCCGACGCCATCCGTCGCCCGTAG
- the purM gene encoding phosphoribosylformylglycinamidine cyclo-ligase, whose amino-acid sequence MPDTTGASYAAAGVDIEAGDRAVELMKEWVKKTRRPEVLGGLGGFAGLFDASALKNYERPLLASATDGVGTKVDIARQLGVYDTIGHDLVAMVMDDIVVCGAEPLFMTDYICVGKVHPERVAAIVKGIAEGCVLAGCALVGGETAEHPGLLGADDFDVAGAGTGVVEADRLLGPDRIRTGDAVIAMASSGLHSNGYSLVRHVLLNEGGLALDAHLDGLGRTLGEELLEPTKIYSLDCLALMRTAEVHAFSHVTGGGLAANLARVIPDGLHAVVDRSTWTPGAIFDLVGRTGRVERLELEKTLNMGVGMIAIVPEESTDVALTALADRGVDAWVAGEITDRADHRSGAALVGDYAA is encoded by the coding sequence ATGCCTGACACAACTGGTGCCAGCTACGCAGCCGCCGGCGTCGACATCGAGGCGGGCGACCGCGCCGTCGAGCTCATGAAGGAATGGGTCAAGAAGACGCGGCGCCCCGAGGTCCTCGGCGGCCTCGGCGGCTTCGCCGGTCTCTTCGACGCCTCCGCCCTCAAGAACTACGAGCGTCCGCTGCTCGCCTCCGCCACCGACGGCGTCGGCACCAAGGTCGACATCGCCCGGCAGCTCGGCGTCTACGACACGATCGGCCACGACCTGGTCGCGATGGTCATGGACGACATCGTGGTGTGCGGCGCCGAGCCGCTGTTCATGACCGACTACATCTGCGTCGGCAAGGTCCACCCCGAGCGCGTCGCCGCCATCGTCAAGGGCATCGCCGAGGGCTGTGTGCTGGCGGGATGCGCCCTGGTGGGCGGCGAGACGGCCGAGCACCCCGGCCTGCTGGGCGCGGACGACTTCGACGTCGCCGGCGCCGGTACGGGCGTCGTGGAGGCCGACCGCCTGCTCGGCCCGGATCGCATCCGTACGGGTGACGCGGTGATCGCCATGGCGTCCTCCGGGCTTCACTCGAACGGGTACTCGCTGGTCCGCCACGTCCTGCTGAACGAGGGCGGCCTGGCGCTCGACGCCCACCTGGACGGTCTCGGCCGTACCCTCGGCGAGGAGCTGCTGGAGCCGACCAAGATCTACTCCCTGGACTGCCTGGCCCTCATGCGCACCGCCGAGGTCCACGCCTTCAGCCACGTCACCGGCGGCGGGCTCGCGGCCAACCTGGCCCGCGTGATCCCCGACGGCCTGCACGCCGTGGTCGACCGTTCCACCTGGACCCCGGGCGCGATCTTCGACCTCGTCGGCCGGACCGGCAGGGTCGAGCGCCTGGAGCTGGAGAAGACCCTGAACATGGGCGTGGGCATGATCGCGATCGTGCCCGAGGAGTCGACGGACGTGGCCCTGACGGCCCTCGCCGACCGCGGCGTGGACGCCTGGGTGGCCGGCGAGATCACCGATCGCGCGGACCACCGGAGCGGCGCGGCACTGGTCGGCGACTACGCCGCCTGA
- a CDS encoding DUF3073 domain-containing protein: MGRGRAKAKQTKVARQLKYNSGGTDLSRLAEELGASPSNSQPPNGEQFEDDEQDDDVYAKYADLYEDDDEDEDGQSPTQQRRGA; the protein is encoded by the coding sequence ATGGGGCGCGGCCGGGCCAAGGCCAAGCAGACGAAGGTCGCCCGCCAGCTGAAGTACAACAGCGGTGGGACTGATCTCTCCCGCCTGGCCGAGGAGCTGGGCGCATCGCCGTCGAATTCGCAACCGCCGAATGGCGAGCAATTCGAGGACGATGAGCAGGACGACGACGTGTACGCAAAGTACGCCGACCTCTATGAGGACGACGACGAGGACGAGGACGGCCAGTCCCCGACCCAACAGCGACGCGGCGCTTGA
- a CDS encoding Glu/Leu/Phe/Val dehydrogenase dimerization domain-containing protein, with amino-acid sequence MTDVTGAPADVLHTLFHSDQGGHEQVVLCQDRASGLKAVIAIHSTALGPALGGTRFYPYASEAEAVADALNLARGMSYKNAMAGLDHGGGKAVIIGDPEQIKSEELLLAYGRFVASLGGRYVTACDVGTYVADMDVVARECRWTTGRSPENGGAGDSSVLTSFGVYQGMRAAAQHLWGDPTLRDRTVGIAGVGKVGHHLVEHLLAEGAHVVVTDVRKDVVRGITERHPSVVAVADTDALIRVENLDIYAPCALGGALNDDTVPVLTAKVVCGAANNQLAHPGVEKDLADRGILYAPDYVVNAGGVIQVADELHGFDFDRCKAKASKIYDTTLAIFARAKEDGIPPAAAADRIAEQRMAEARPRP; translated from the coding sequence GTGACCGACGTAACCGGCGCACCTGCTGATGTACTGCACACCCTGTTCCACTCGGATCAGGGGGGACATGAGCAAGTCGTGCTCTGCCAGGACCGTGCCAGCGGCCTCAAGGCCGTGATCGCCATCCACTCCACCGCCCTCGGCCCCGCGCTCGGCGGTACCCGCTTCTACCCGTACGCGAGCGAGGCGGAGGCCGTCGCCGACGCGCTGAACCTCGCCCGCGGGATGTCGTACAAGAACGCCATGGCCGGTCTGGACCACGGTGGCGGCAAGGCGGTGATCATCGGTGATCCGGAGCAGATCAAGAGCGAGGAACTGCTCCTCGCCTACGGCCGGTTCGTCGCCTCGCTGGGCGGCCGCTACGTCACCGCGTGCGACGTCGGCACCTACGTCGCGGACATGGACGTCGTGGCCCGCGAGTGCCGCTGGACGACCGGGCGCTCCCCGGAGAACGGCGGCGCGGGCGACTCCTCCGTGCTCACCTCCTTCGGCGTCTACCAGGGCATGCGGGCCGCCGCCCAGCACCTGTGGGGCGACCCGACGCTGCGCGACCGCACCGTGGGCATCGCGGGTGTCGGCAAGGTCGGCCACCACCTGGTCGAGCACCTGCTCGCCGAGGGCGCCCACGTCGTCGTCACCGACGTCCGCAAGGACGTGGTGCGCGGCATCACGGAGCGGCACCCGTCGGTGGTCGCCGTCGCCGACACCGACGCGCTGATCCGGGTGGAGAACCTGGACATCTACGCGCCCTGCGCGCTCGGCGGCGCGCTGAACGACGACACCGTGCCGGTGCTGACCGCCAAGGTGGTGTGCGGCGCGGCCAACAACCAGCTCGCCCACCCGGGCGTGGAGAAGGACCTCGCCGACCGCGGAATCCTCTACGCGCCGGACTACGTGGTGAACGCCGGGGGTGTCATCCAGGTCGCCGACGAGCTGCACGGGTTCGACTTCGACCGGTGCAAGGCCAAGGCCTCGAAGATCTACGACACCACGCTGGCCATATTCGCACGTGCGAAGGAGGACGGTATTCCGCCGGCCGCGGCGGCCGACCGGATCGCCGAGCAGCGGATGGCGGAGGCCCGCCCCCGGCCGTGA